In one window of Prevotella sp. E13-17 DNA:
- a CDS encoding CDP-glycerol glycerophosphotransferase family protein, whose product MKILLFCENKYAVDIVRPLQIEADRQGGHDVLWYVHQKKIPVFPLKDEVRWTNSIQEAYDFKPDAVFAPGNIVPYYLSGVKCSIFHGYAAEKRDQFHIRNYFDIYMTQGRFFTEEFLKLQKKYGDFEVIETGWTRQDWIARHRHDFDEERSELLQVHGCKRIVLYAPTFSPRLTSLPKIKEALVRLVKEKNVLLLIKLHPLTRQDWVEEYRQLAASHEHIIFEDDFAVSKYMLMADAMVSDTSSTIYEMLLLDKPVITMDTVSQDPYWKDIHDASELTTAYDEVFSSRELTEKRQWVIANYDPYTDGRCSERMLQGVAEYIKRHGVPAKRKLNLWRKYVSVKTFGRVK is encoded by the coding sequence ATGAAGATACTGCTATTCTGTGAGAACAAATATGCTGTTGACATCGTCAGACCACTGCAAATTGAAGCCGACCGACAGGGCGGACACGACGTGCTATGGTATGTTCATCAGAAGAAAATACCTGTTTTCCCATTGAAAGATGAGGTACGGTGGACAAATTCTATTCAGGAAGCTTATGACTTCAAACCAGATGCGGTGTTTGCTCCAGGCAATATCGTGCCTTACTACCTGAGCGGTGTGAAGTGCAGCATCTTCCATGGTTATGCTGCAGAGAAGCGTGACCAATTTCACATCCGTAACTACTTCGACATCTACATGACTCAGGGCCGTTTCTTTACTGAGGAGTTTCTGAAACTGCAAAAGAAGTATGGCGACTTTGAGGTGATAGAGACTGGCTGGACACGTCAGGACTGGATTGCCCGTCATCGTCACGACTTCGATGAGGAACGTAGCGAACTGCTGCAGGTGCATGGCTGCAAGCGCATTGTGCTATATGCACCCACATTCTCTCCCCGACTGACCTCACTGCCGAAGATTAAAGAGGCATTGGTGCGCCTTGTCAAAGAGAAGAATGTTTTGCTGCTGATTAAGCTTCACCCGCTGACCAGACAGGATTGGGTTGAGGAATATCGGCAGTTGGCTGCCAGCCATGAGCACATCATCTTTGAGGACGACTTCGCCGTCAGCAAATATATGCTGATGGCCGATGCCATGGTGAGCGACACATCGTCAACCATCTACGAAATGTTGTTGCTTGACAAGCCCGTTATCACCATGGACACCGTCAGTCAGGACCCTTACTGGAAGGATATCCACGACGCCAGTGAACTGACAACCGCTTACGATGAGGTATTCAGCAGTCGGGAACTGACCGAGAAGCGTCAATGGGTCATTGCCAACTACGACCCCTACACCGACGGTCGCTGTTCAGAACGCATGCTGCAAGGTGTTGCAGAATACATCAAGCGCCACGGTGTGCCTGCAAAACGCAAACTAAACCTGTGGCGCAAGTATGTCAGTGTGAAAACATTCGGTCGTGTGAAGTAA
- the glf gene encoding UDP-galactopyranose mutase translates to MADKHYDYLIVGSGLFGATFAYKAHKAGKRCLVIDKRAHLGGNIYCEEVEGINVHKYGAHIFHTSNKTVWQFVNSIVDFNRYTNSPVANYQGRLYNLPFNMNTFCQMWGVTTPDEAQRIINEQRAEALAHMEGEPQNLEQQALSLVGRDIYERLIKGYTEKQWGRRCTDLPAFIIKRLPVRMVFDNNYFNDDYQGIPIGGYNKLINGLLQGIETRTGADFFKERSYWEAQAHQIVFTGQLDEFFDYRFGALEYRTVNFEQQTLDTANYQGNAVVNYTDANVPYTRIIEHKHFELFGDRVYSVPKTVISREYSTEWKLGMEPYYPINDARNNAIAEQYRTLAQQCKNVIFGGRLAEYKYYDMAPIVEKALGTPLS, encoded by the coding sequence ATGGCAGACAAGCACTACGACTATCTGATTGTTGGTTCAGGCCTTTTTGGCGCCACCTTTGCCTATAAGGCACACAAGGCGGGTAAACGTTGTCTGGTCATTGACAAGCGAGCACACCTTGGGGGCAACATCTACTGTGAAGAGGTGGAGGGCATCAACGTGCATAAGTATGGCGCCCACATCTTCCACACGTCGAACAAGACGGTGTGGCAGTTCGTGAACAGCATCGTGGATTTCAACCGCTACACCAACTCGCCAGTGGCCAACTACCAGGGAAGACTCTACAACCTGCCATTCAACATGAACACGTTCTGTCAGATGTGGGGAGTCACGACACCCGACGAGGCACAGCGCATCATCAACGAGCAGCGCGCCGAGGCCCTGGCACACATGGAAGGCGAGCCGCAGAACCTGGAGCAGCAAGCTCTGTCGCTGGTGGGACGCGACATCTATGAGCGACTGATCAAGGGTTACACCGAGAAGCAGTGGGGGCGCCGCTGCACAGATTTGCCCGCCTTCATCATCAAGCGACTGCCCGTCAGGATGGTGTTCGACAACAACTACTTCAACGACGACTACCAAGGCATACCTATAGGTGGCTACAACAAACTGATCAACGGACTGCTGCAAGGCATTGAGACACGCACGGGAGCAGACTTTTTCAAGGAGCGCAGCTACTGGGAAGCACAGGCTCACCAGATTGTGTTCACCGGGCAGCTGGACGAGTTTTTCGACTACCGTTTCGGTGCGCTGGAGTACCGCACGGTGAACTTCGAGCAACAAACGCTGGACACTGCCAACTACCAAGGCAACGCTGTGGTGAACTATACCGATGCCAACGTGCCCTACACACGCATCATTGAACACAAGCACTTTGAGTTGTTTGGCGACCGTGTGTACAGTGTGCCCAAGACGGTCATCTCGCGCGAATACAGCACTGAGTGGAAGCTGGGCATGGAGCCCTACTACCCCATCAATGATGCACGCAACAATGCCATTGCCGAACAGTATCGCACACTGGCACAACAGTGCAAAAACGTCATCTTCGGCGGCCGACTGGCAGAATACAAATACTATGACATGGCTCCAATCGTAGAAAAAGCACTTGGAACACCCTTATCTTAG
- a CDS encoding 2-aminoethylphosphonate aminotransferase: MNIKRNVLLNPGPATTTDTVKMAQVVPDICPREKEFAGMMKQLRTDLLRIAHAPAEKFTSVLFCGSGTINIDICLNSLLPEGKKVLVVNNGAYSSRAVEICQYYGLPHIDLKSSVFERPNLNAVKKALDENPDVAVVYTTHHETGTGILNPIREIGAMAHQHGAIFVVDTTSSLGMIPFDMEEDNVDFCMASAQKGLMAMTGLSFIIGNEAEIRKSKDYPKRSYYCNLYLQYDFFERTGEMHFTPPVQTIYATIQALKEYFEVGEKEKFARHHRVIEAIHKGLAEMGLKEVIDRDIQSGLVASVLYPNDENWNFERVHDYCYDHGFTIYPGKISTTNTFRLCALGTIDTPDIEAFFKVLKEGFEKLGIQIPAKY; the protein is encoded by the coding sequence ATGAATATTAAAAGAAATGTCCTGCTGAACCCAGGACCCGCCACCACCACTGACACAGTGAAGATGGCACAGGTGGTGCCAGACATCTGCCCGCGAGAGAAAGAGTTTGCCGGCATGATGAAGCAACTGCGTACAGACTTGCTACGCATTGCCCATGCACCAGCAGAGAAGTTTACATCCGTGTTGTTTTGCGGATCAGGAACCATCAACATTGACATCTGTCTGAATTCATTGTTGCCTGAAGGCAAGAAAGTGCTGGTGGTCAACAATGGTGCCTACAGCAGTCGCGCCGTAGAGATTTGTCAATACTACGGTCTGCCGCATATTGACCTGAAATCAAGCGTCTTTGAGCGTCCCAACCTGAACGCTGTGAAGAAGGCCTTAGACGAGAATCCCGATGTGGCAGTGGTTTACACCACACACCATGAGACAGGTACAGGCATTCTGAACCCTATACGCGAAATTGGAGCCATGGCTCACCAGCATGGTGCCATCTTCGTGGTTGACACGACGTCGTCATTGGGCATGATTCCCTTCGACATGGAGGAGGACAACGTGGACTTCTGTATGGCCTCTGCACAAAAAGGACTGATGGCCATGACTGGTCTGTCGTTCATCATTGGTAATGAAGCTGAGATTCGCAAGAGTAAGGACTACCCCAAGCGTTCTTATTACTGCAACCTGTATCTGCAGTACGACTTCTTCGAGCGTACCGGCGAGATGCACTTCACGCCACCTGTGCAGACCATCTATGCCACGATACAAGCGCTGAAGGAGTATTTCGAGGTTGGCGAAAAAGAGAAGTTTGCACGTCATCACCGTGTCATCGAAGCCATCCATAAGGGCTTGGCTGAGATGGGACTGAAGGAGGTGATAGACCGCGACATCCAGTCGGGACTGGTGGCCAGCGTGCTCTACCCCAATGATGAGAACTGGAACTTTGAGCGTGTGCACGACTACTGCTACGACCATGGTTTCACCATCTATCCGGGCAAGATTTCTACCACGAACACCTTCCGCCTGTGTGCGCTGGGTACGATAGACACACCCGATATTGAGGCGTTCTTCAAAGTGCTGAAAGAGGGATTTGAGAAATTAGGCATTCAGATTCCTGCCAAGTACTAA
- the rplS gene encoding 50S ribosomal protein L19 has protein sequence MNLIKVAEEAFATGKQFPSFKAGDTVTVAYKIIEGSKERIQLYRGVVIKIAGHGDKKRFTVRKMSGTIGVERIFPIESPNIDSIEVNKVGKVRRAKLYYLRNLTGKAARIKEKRSAIKAED, from the coding sequence ATGAATTTAATTAAAGTTGCTGAAGAAGCATTTGCAACCGGCAAGCAGTTCCCTTCATTCAAGGCTGGTGACACTGTAACTGTCGCTTACAAAATTATCGAGGGTTCAAAGGAGCGTATCCAGCTCTATCGTGGTGTAGTTATCAAGATTGCAGGTCACGGTGACAAGAAGCGCTTCACTGTACGTAAGATGTCGGGTACCATTGGTGTAGAGCGTATCTTCCCCATCGAGTCGCCCAACATTGATAGCATCGAGGTAAACAAGGTTGGTAAGGTTCGCCGCGCCAAGCTGTACTACCTGCGCAATCTCACGGGTAAGGCTGCCCGCATCAAGGAGAAGCGTTCTGCTATCAAAGCGGAAGATTAA
- a CDS encoding alanine--glyoxylate aminotransferase family protein, producing MLNFTVGPVMSSDSVRAIGSEQVPYFRTPEFSEIMFENERLVSEFAHAPQGSRVCFMTGSGTASMEATVMNVLSPKDKAIVVNGGSFGHRFVELLQLHQIPHHEISLEYGQPLTEAHLAPLANQGYTAFLVNMGETSTGVLYDMPMIGRFCRENGLLLIVDAISTFLADPFDMDSLGADVMITGSQKALACPPGISLIVLSPRALERVNQNHSVSMYLDLKSALKNGERGQTPFTPAVGTLLQINQRLRDIKAAGGVESELSRMKMLSQDFRQKVAPLPFKMFTTSPQNGVTALSPQGMSAYDIFTTLKDEYQIWICPNGGDLRDRVFRVGHLGALTTDDNTTLINAMLDMQKRGLIK from the coding sequence ATGCTGAATTTTACGGTTGGACCAGTGATGTCGAGCGATTCCGTTCGTGCTATCGGCAGTGAGCAAGTGCCCTATTTTCGTACACCAGAGTTCTCTGAGATCATGTTTGAGAACGAGCGTCTTGTCAGTGAGTTTGCTCATGCACCGCAGGGCAGTCGCGTATGCTTCATGACTGGCTCCGGAACGGCATCAATGGAAGCCACGGTGATGAATGTCCTGTCACCGAAGGACAAGGCCATCGTTGTCAATGGTGGTTCGTTTGGTCATCGCTTTGTAGAGTTGCTGCAGCTTCATCAGATACCTCATCATGAAATCAGTCTTGAGTATGGTCAGCCGCTGACGGAAGCCCATTTAGCTCCCCTTGCTAATCAAGGATACACGGCCTTTCTGGTGAATATGGGCGAGACATCTACAGGCGTTCTCTACGATATGCCAATGATTGGTCGCTTTTGTCGGGAGAATGGATTACTGCTGATTGTCGATGCCATCAGTACCTTTTTGGCAGATCCGTTTGATATGGACTCCTTGGGCGCTGATGTGATGATTACAGGCTCTCAAAAAGCGCTTGCTTGTCCTCCGGGCATTTCGTTGATTGTCTTGTCGCCCCGTGCCTTAGAGCGTGTGAACCAGAACCATTCTGTGTCAATGTATCTGGATTTGAAGTCGGCTCTGAAGAATGGCGAGCGCGGTCAGACCCCCTTTACACCTGCTGTGGGTACCCTGCTGCAAATCAATCAGCGTCTGCGCGATATTAAGGCTGCCGGAGGCGTCGAGAGCGAACTGAGTCGCATGAAGATGCTCTCTCAGGATTTCCGTCAGAAGGTGGCTCCACTGCCCTTTAAGATGTTCACCACCTCACCGCAGAATGGTGTCACGGCATTGTCGCCGCAAGGCATGTCGGCCTACGATATCTTCACGACTTTGAAAGACGAATACCAGATATGGATATGTCCCAATGGTGGCGATCTTCGTGATCGTGTGTTCCGTGTAGGACATTTAGGCGCTCTGACAACAGATGACAATACGACGCTGATCAATGCGATGTTAGACATGCAAAAACGTGGACTCATCAAATGA
- a CDS encoding phosphocholine cytidylyltransferase family protein, which translates to MIRTAVIMAAGMGTRFGTMTEERPKGFIEAGGKAMVVRSIETLISCGIDRIIIGTGYLREAYEELAKQYPQIECCFSPRYAETNSMYTLYNCREMIGNEDFLLLESDLVFERRAITALMECKHPDVMLITPVTKFQDQYYVESNNEGILTNCSVNKDELNYKGELVGIHKLSAGFYQKMCADYEKKVDELPKLGYEYQLLYMSQHISPVFVLCEEGLKWYEIDDIDDLKFAEDHIIQYL; encoded by the coding sequence ATGATTAGAACTGCTGTAATTATGGCTGCGGGCATGGGGACCAGATTTGGGACTATGACCGAGGAACGGCCTAAGGGATTTATAGAAGCTGGCGGCAAGGCAATGGTGGTGCGAAGCATCGAGACATTGATAAGCTGCGGCATCGACCGTATCATCATCGGTACGGGCTACCTGCGCGAAGCCTACGAAGAACTGGCAAAACAATACCCACAGATAGAATGTTGCTTCAGCCCTCGCTATGCTGAGACAAACAGCATGTACACCTTGTACAACTGCCGTGAGATGATTGGCAACGAGGACTTCTTGCTGTTGGAGAGCGACCTTGTGTTTGAACGCCGTGCCATCACGGCACTGATGGAATGCAAGCATCCCGACGTGATGCTGATCACGCCAGTGACGAAGTTCCAAGACCAGTACTACGTGGAGAGCAACAACGAGGGAATACTGACCAACTGCTCGGTGAACAAAGACGAGCTGAACTACAAAGGCGAGTTGGTGGGCATCCACAAGCTGAGCGCTGGGTTCTACCAGAAGATGTGTGCCGACTACGAAAAGAAGGTGGACGAACTGCCCAAACTGGGCTATGAGTACCAGTTGCTCTACATGTCACAACACATCAGCCCTGTCTTCGTGCTCTGCGAAGAGGGACTGAAATGGTACGAGATTGACGACATTGACGATTTGAAATTTGCAGAAGATCATATTATTCAATACTTATGA
- a CDS encoding adenylyltransferase/cytidyltransferase family protein produces MKKVITYGTYDLLHYGHIRLLERAKALGDYLIVGVTADSFDQQRGKLNVEQSLMERIEAVRATGLADEIIVEEYEGQKIDDIRRYGVDIFTVGSDWRGKFDYLKEYCEVVYLDRTEGISSTELRTEQHALRLGMIGESPILNKIERESHFVNGMQISGVCTLDATMLSESLRQRVMPMSQLNELIEKSDAVFVISNPRCHYEHIKQILSQGRHVLCESPIAISPEELSELRVLASTKGCLLVDSLKTAYSMAYSRLVLLAKSGAIGNIVSVDATCTSLAGFEATEKNKTAHLWNSIGAWGPTAMLPIFQLLGVDYLSKTIATHLLENDSDFDAFTKVTFTYPHAVASLKVGQGVKSEGSLVISGTKGYIYVPAPWWKTDYFEIRYENPANNRRYFYQLDGEGLRYELLSFMKAVQSGRPIGYVDEATSDAIVAVISDFYHKKDTVII; encoded by the coding sequence ATGAAGAAAGTCATCACATACGGAACCTACGACCTGTTGCATTACGGTCATATCAGATTGCTTGAGCGCGCCAAGGCGCTGGGCGACTATCTGATTGTGGGTGTCACGGCCGACAGTTTTGACCAGCAGCGCGGCAAGCTCAATGTCGAGCAGTCGCTCATGGAACGTATTGAGGCTGTTCGTGCCACAGGCCTTGCCGATGAGATTATCGTTGAGGAATACGAAGGACAGAAGATCGACGACATCCGTCGTTACGGAGTGGATATCTTCACTGTCGGCAGTGACTGGCGTGGCAAGTTCGATTACTTGAAAGAGTATTGTGAGGTGGTCTATCTCGATCGCACCGAGGGTATATCAAGCACCGAGCTGCGCACCGAGCAGCATGCCCTTCGCTTGGGAATGATTGGCGAGTCACCTATCTTAAATAAGATAGAACGCGAGAGCCACTTTGTCAATGGCATGCAGATCAGTGGTGTCTGTACCCTCGATGCCACCATGCTGTCAGAATCCCTCCGCCAACGGGTGATGCCCATGAGCCAGCTCAATGAACTGATAGAAAAGAGCGATGCTGTTTTTGTCATTTCCAACCCTCGTTGTCACTATGAACATATCAAGCAGATCCTGAGTCAAGGTCGTCATGTGCTGTGCGAGTCGCCCATAGCCATCTCTCCAGAAGAGCTGAGCGAGCTTCGTGTGCTGGCCAGCACCAAAGGCTGTCTGCTGGTCGATTCCCTAAAGACCGCCTATTCCATGGCCTACTCCCGTCTGGTGCTGTTGGCTAAGAGCGGTGCCATTGGCAATATTGTTTCGGTAGATGCTACCTGTACCAGTTTGGCAGGTTTCGAGGCTACCGAGAAGAACAAGACCGCCCATCTTTGGAACAGCATTGGTGCTTGGGGCCCCACAGCGATGTTGCCCATCTTCCAATTGCTGGGTGTTGATTATCTCAGCAAGACGATAGCCACTCATCTCCTTGAAAATGATAGCGACTTCGATGCCTTCACGAAGGTCACATTCACCTATCCCCATGCCGTAGCCTCGTTAAAAGTGGGGCAGGGCGTCAAGTCCGAAGGCTCGCTGGTCATCTCCGGCACTAAGGGGTATATCTATGTACCAGCACCATGGTGGAAGACCGATTATTTTGAAATCCGCTATGAGAATCCCGCCAACAACCGTCGATACTTCTATCAGCTCGATGGCGAAGGACTACGCTACGAGTTGCTTTCTTTCATGAAGGCAGTTCAGTCAGGCCGTCCGATTGGCTATGTTGACGAAGCAACGTCAGACGCCATCGTGGCAGTCATCAGCGACTTCTATCATAAAAAAGATACGGTCATCATCTGA
- the aepY gene encoding phosphonopyruvate decarboxylase translates to MIDVKEAYEALIASGIDMFTGVPDSLLKNICAYITDTAPSKKHIIAANEGNAVGIAAGHYLATGKPALVYMQNSGLGNTVNPLLSLADEKVYSIPMVLMIGWRGEPGVHDEPQHVKQGEVTLALLDAMQIPYIILEDASQIKAQVELSMERKAPTAIVIRKGTFGSYKLKNARSNDNPLSREEAMKLVVDHLKDTDVIVSTTGKLSRELFEYREAKQQGHGHDFLTVGSMGHSSSIALGIALEKPDRRVFCFDGDGAFIMHTGALGIVASMSPRNYFHILFNNNAHESVGGQPTIGYELDAVTMAKASGYKQAMRATTREEMIAALQQLETIEGPVLLELRVKIDSREDLGRPTTTPIQNKEAFMEELGAPVAQDER, encoded by the coding sequence ATGATAGACGTTAAAGAAGCCTACGAGGCACTTATTGCGAGCGGCATCGACATGTTTACCGGTGTGCCCGACTCACTGTTGAAAAACATCTGCGCTTACATCACCGACACGGCACCAAGCAAAAAGCATATCATCGCTGCCAACGAAGGCAATGCGGTGGGAATTGCTGCCGGACACTATCTGGCCACGGGCAAGCCAGCCTTGGTCTATATGCAGAACTCTGGACTGGGCAACACAGTGAACCCGCTGCTGTCGCTGGCCGACGAAAAGGTGTACAGCATCCCAATGGTGCTGATGATTGGATGGCGCGGCGAGCCCGGCGTGCACGACGAACCTCAGCACGTGAAACAGGGCGAGGTGACGCTGGCACTGCTTGACGCTATGCAGATTCCTTATATCATCCTGGAGGATGCCAGCCAGATCAAGGCACAGGTGGAACTGTCGATGGAGCGAAAAGCACCCACAGCCATCGTGATTCGCAAAGGCACGTTTGGCAGCTATAAGCTGAAGAACGCGCGCAGCAACGACAACCCGCTGAGTCGTGAGGAGGCCATGAAACTGGTGGTGGACCACCTGAAGGACACTGACGTCATCGTATCGACAACAGGAAAGCTGTCGCGCGAGCTATTTGAATATCGCGAGGCCAAGCAGCAAGGTCATGGTCATGACTTTCTGACCGTGGGGTCGATGGGTCACAGCAGCAGCATCGCACTGGGCATCGCACTGGAAAAACCCGACCGCCGTGTGTTCTGCTTCGATGGCGATGGCGCCTTCATCATGCACACTGGTGCACTGGGCATCGTGGCAAGCATGAGCCCCCGCAACTACTTCCACATCCTGTTCAACAACAACGCGCACGAGAGTGTTGGCGGACAGCCCACCATCGGCTATGAACTGGATGCGGTGACAATGGCAAAGGCCAGTGGTTACAAACAGGCCATGAGGGCAACGACCCGCGAGGAGATGATTGCTGCGCTGCAGCAGTTGGAAACCATCGAGGGGCCCGTATTGCTGGAGTTGCGCGTAAAGATTGACTCACGCGAAGACTTGGGACGCCCCACCACGACACCTATCCAAAACAAGGAAGCGTTCATGGAGGAACTGGGTGCGCCTGTGGCGCAAGATGAGAGATGA
- the aepX gene encoding phosphoenolpyruvate mutase, with protein sequence MSKKIYLGMIADIMHPGLINIINEGAKYGDLIVGLFTDKAIAQHKRLPYLTYEQRKSVVESIKGVSQVVPQDEWSYAENLRKLKPDYMIHGDDWQQGADKELREEAIEVMKEWGGKVIEIPYTKGIESSSLDKEIKKIGTTPDIRLKSLRRLIDAKNVVRILEVHDGLSGLICENLEVKNGLNTERFDGMWSSSLTDSTSKGKPDIEAVDLTTRMQDLTNILECTTKPIIYDGDTGGKLEHFVFTVRTLERNGISAVIIEDKVGLKKNSLFGTDAIQTQDTIEHFCEKIRAGKNAQVTDDFMIIARCESLIAGKSVDDAIERCCAYIEQGGADGIMIHSKEKTGDDIREFCRRFHELHPYVPIVAVPTTYNHFREEELAEWGIKVVIYANHMLRAAYPAMVKVASSILENHRSSDANDLCMPIKQILELIPGTK encoded by the coding sequence ATGAGCAAGAAGATTTACCTTGGCATGATTGCCGACATTATGCACCCCGGACTTATCAACATCATCAACGAGGGTGCAAAATACGGCGACTTGATAGTGGGTCTATTCACCGATAAAGCCATTGCACAGCACAAACGTCTGCCATACCTGACTTACGAGCAACGCAAAAGTGTGGTAGAAAGCATCAAAGGTGTGAGTCAGGTAGTGCCACAGGACGAGTGGAGCTACGCAGAGAACCTGCGCAAGCTGAAGCCCGACTACATGATTCATGGCGACGACTGGCAGCAAGGTGCCGACAAGGAACTGCGCGAAGAAGCCATCGAAGTGATGAAGGAATGGGGCGGCAAGGTCATTGAGATACCATACACCAAGGGTATTGAGTCGTCGTCGCTTGACAAGGAAATCAAAAAGATAGGCACGACACCCGACATCCGACTGAAGTCGCTACGCCGACTGATAGACGCCAAGAACGTGGTGCGCATCTTGGAGGTGCACGATGGCCTGTCGGGACTCATCTGTGAGAACTTAGAGGTGAAAAACGGACTCAACACAGAGCGCTTCGATGGCATGTGGAGCAGTTCGCTGACCGACTCCACATCGAAAGGTAAGCCCGACATTGAGGCTGTTGATCTGACGACCCGCATGCAGGACCTGACCAACATTCTGGAATGCACCACCAAGCCCATTATCTACGATGGTGACACGGGCGGAAAGCTGGAGCACTTTGTCTTCACCGTGCGCACACTGGAGCGCAACGGCATCTCGGCTGTCATCATCGAAGACAAGGTCGGGTTGAAGAAGAACTCTCTCTTCGGAACCGATGCCATACAGACCCAGGACACCATAGAGCACTTCTGCGAAAAGATTCGTGCAGGCAAGAACGCACAGGTGACCGACGACTTCATGATCATCGCTCGCTGCGAGAGTCTGATTGCAGGCAAGAGCGTTGACGATGCCATCGAGCGCTGCTGTGCATACATAGAACAGGGCGGTGCCGACGGCATCATGATTCACTCAAAAGAGAAGACGGGCGACGACATCCGTGAGTTCTGTCGTCGTTTCCACGAGTTGCACCCCTACGTGCCCATCGTGGCTGTGCCCACCACCTACAACCACTTCCGCGAAGAGGAACTGGCTGAGTGGGGCATCAAGGTGGTGATCTATGCCAACCACATGCTGCGCGCTGCCTACCCCGCCATGGTCAAAGTGGCATCAAGCATCCTGGAAAACCATCGCTCAAGCGATGCTAACGACCTGTGCATGCCCATCAAACAGATTCTTGAACTTATTCCCGGAACGAAATGA
- a CDS encoding phosphorylcholine transferase LicD, whose product MHKIIEKPGYELDETLKALWQVQLDLLEKLIDVCQRHNLRCWVDGGTMLGAVRHKGFIPWDDDIDIAMMREDYDRLNEIAAQEFDHPFFYQTAYSDTDYYRSHAQLRMDGTAAIRPSDCFQPFHQGIFIDVFPIDGIPRDDARVDDALKQSRRILRFLKAKNTRIWASGRIGLIGRKWRARREVKRRGWSTIFREAEDLYRQFPVESNKYIGELSFTGKDLVYPKEIYDKTLWLDFEDIKVPVPVGWDTYLTIQYGEDYMIPLKDPTLHGQLIIDAHRDYRDVLPEVQRAYSSSVFKRLWKKIIK is encoded by the coding sequence ATGCACAAAATAATAGAAAAACCAGGTTACGAACTTGACGAGACTTTGAAAGCGCTGTGGCAGGTGCAACTGGACCTGTTGGAAAAGTTGATTGATGTATGCCAGCGTCATAACCTGCGTTGCTGGGTGGACGGAGGCACCATGTTAGGGGCTGTTCGCCACAAGGGCTTTATCCCCTGGGATGACGATATTGACATCGCCATGATGCGCGAGGATTACGACCGGCTCAACGAGATTGCTGCACAAGAGTTCGACCACCCTTTTTTCTATCAAACGGCTTATAGCGACACCGACTACTATCGCAGTCATGCGCAGTTGCGCATGGATGGCACCGCTGCTATCCGTCCAAGCGACTGCTTCCAACCATTCCATCAAGGCATCTTTATAGACGTGTTCCCCATTGACGGTATTCCCAGAGACGATGCTCGCGTGGACGATGCGCTGAAACAGAGTCGTCGCATCTTGCGCTTCCTGAAAGCTAAGAACACACGCATCTGGGCTTCTGGACGCATCGGACTGATTGGCCGCAAGTGGCGGGCACGACGCGAGGTCAAACGACGCGGATGGAGCACCATCTTTCGCGAAGCGGAGGACCTGTACCGCCAATTCCCCGTGGAGTCGAATAAGTACATCGGAGAACTGTCGTTTACTGGTAAAGACCTTGTCTATCCGAAGGAGATTTATGACAAGACGCTGTGGCTGGACTTTGAAGATATCAAGGTGCCAGTGCCCGTGGGATGGGACACCTATCTCACCATTCAATACGGCGAAGACTACATGATACCGCTCAAAGACCCCACGCTCCATGGGCAACTGATTATCGATGCGCATCGTGACTATCGCGACGTGCTGCCTGAAGTTCAGAGAGCGTATAGCAGCTCGGTCTTCAAGCGACTTTGGAAGAAAATCATCAAATAG